The DNA segment GTTCGAGGGCATCGACATTTGGCGGGAACGTAAGCAGTCCTTAACAGTGGAGGATGTGAAACAGCGGGCGATCGCCGCTATGAAACAACAGGCTGAGCATGGTGTCTTGTTTGTACGCAGCCATGCGGATGTCAGTGAACCCACCCTAACTGCACTTCAGGGTTTGCTAGAGGCACGAGCAGCCGTCAAAGACTGGATGACACTCCAGATCGTAGCTTTTCCTCAGGATGGAATCTATAGCAGTCCTCAGAATGTTGACTTGTTGGAGGAAGCAATCCGGCAAGGGGCTGATGTGGTAGGTGGTATTCCTCACTATGAACTCACCCGTGACGATGGGGTGAAGTCTATGGAGACCGTATTTAAGCTAGCAGCGCAGTACGATCGCCTAATTGATGTGCATTGTGATGAAATTGACGACGATCAATCTCGGTTTTTGGAAGTGATGGCAGCTCTGGCCCTGCGTACAGGCATGGGCGATCGGGTTACAGCTAGCCATACCACTGCCTTTGGCTCCTACAACAACGCCTATGCCTTCAAGCTCATGGGCTTTTTGCAACGTACACAGTTGCACTTTATTGCGAATCCTTTAATTAACATCACCCTACAAGGCCGTACTGATACCTATCCCAAACGTCGAGGCGTAACCCGTGTGAAGGAACTGTGGCAACACGGACTCAACGTCAGCCTAGGGCATGATTGCATTCAAGATCCGTGGTATAGCTTGGGAACCGGCAACATGTTAGATGTAGCCGTTATGGCCTTGCATGTGTGCCACATG comes from the Cyanobacteriota bacterium genome and includes:
- the codA gene encoding cytosine deaminase, whose translation is MTHEPADLLLRHCRLLHETTAIEPVDIAIRAGTIVAIAPHLTIPAHREIDVQHKLVSPPFVESHIHLDSALTAGEPRWNQSGTLFEGIDIWRERKQSLTVEDVKQRAIAAMKQQAEHGVLFVRSHADVSEPTLTALQGLLEARAAVKDWMTLQIVAFPQDGIYSSPQNVDLLEEAIRQGADVVGGIPHYELTRDDGVKSMETVFKLAAQYDRLIDVHCDEIDDDQSRFLEVMAALALRTGMGDRVTASHTTAFGSYNNAYAFKLMGFLQRTQLHFIANPLINITLQGRTDTYPKRRGVTRVKELWQHGLNVSLGHDCIQDPWYSLGTGNMLDVAVMALHVCHMTGMAEIEACYNMITWNGAKTLHLGDRYGVAEGKPANVIVLDAHDRYDALRRRATVTHVIAQGKLLLETTPATTTWC